A genomic window from Salvia splendens isolate huo1 chromosome 11, SspV2, whole genome shotgun sequence includes:
- the LOC121754517 gene encoding uncharacterized protein LOC121754517: MEPFIPPNPDKFLKLLGLSFKGSNINGKIWIFVKEGMDYDALDDSEQLLHGRFTCPWISTPIMLSAVYAKCTRGERHVLWEKLRDITQLSDGMLWFIGGDFNTILSSQDRTGSDTNRQAEMVDFAEAIEVCGLMDPGYDGSDFTWAKNGLMERLDRVLISETTAQTFEAIRVTNLPRIASVHGPLLVRCRPTNIFTGGKAFRFQNMWVRHEGFGDLVKEDWMAPTEAEGILNLKIKLARIKSTLKRWNKEVFGNIHSNLKNQ, translated from the coding sequence atggaaccgttTATTCCCCCCAATCCGGACAAGTTTTTGAAGTtgttggggctgtccttcaaGGGCTCGAACATcaatgggaaaatttggatcTTTGTGAAAGAAGGGATGGATTATGATGCGTTGGATGACTCGGAACAGCTGCTACATGGGAGGTTCACTTGCCCTTGGATCTCAACCCCTATTATGCTATCGGCCGTAtatgctaaatgcacgagaGGGGAGCGACATGTCCTATGGGAAAAGTTGAGGGATATCACACAACTCTCGGATGGGATGCTGTGGtttattggaggggacttcaacacaatcctctctTCTCAAGACAGGACGGGGAGCGACACAAATCGTCAAGCGGAAATGGTTGATTTTGCTGAAGCCATTGAGGTTTGTGGTCTTATGGACCCAGGCTATGATGGATCAGATTTCACCTGGGCTAAGAATGGCCTTATGGAAAGGTTGGATAGGGTGCTGATTAGCGAGACGACGGCTCAAACGTTTGAGGCAATAAGAGTCACAAATCTCCCACGCATCGCGTCTGTTCACGGACCTCTCCTTGTTAGATGCAGGCCGACTAACATCTTTACGGGCGGGAAagcgttccggttccaaaacatgtgggtcagGCATGAGGGATTCGGTGACTTGGTAAAAGAAGATTGGATGGCTCCCACGGAGGCCGAGGGCATCCTCAATTTGAAGATCAAGTTAGCAAGGATCAAGAGTACGCTTAAaaggtggaacaaagaggtgTTTGGGAATATTCACTCCAACTTAAAAAACCAGTGA